A part of Rhipicephalus microplus isolate Deutch F79 chromosome 8, USDA_Rmic, whole genome shotgun sequence genomic DNA contains:
- the LOC119165470 gene encoding zinc finger X-chromosomal protein, which produces MSSEQGSQDVFVDDATYLDVPCLSATDTCSVTVETSEEAAPSTSTVGFDCDMCSSSYSTYDFLMKHRRNYHAKRLQKAKQNGEDGKREKPPFICDVCNRSFERKNARTSHVRIHARTGYECTDCGRRFSNSSHLSRHRRVHLEDSEWFVCPECWAGFARKDVMQRHMLSHTGERPYACRVCGDGFTQRVSARRHEKNSHGIE; this is translated from the exons ATGTCATCTGAGCAAGGTTCACAAGACGTCTTCGTCGATGACGCCACCTACCTCGACGTCCCTTGCCTCAGCGCCACGGACACATGCAGCGTGACTGTCGAAACGA GTGAGGAAGCGGCGCCGAGTACTTCCACTGTTGGGTTCGACTGTGACATGTGTTCCTCTTCGTATTCAACGTACGACTTCCTGATGAAGCACCGGCGCAACTACCACGCTAAGAGGCTTCAAAAAGCAAAGCAAAACGG TGAGGACGGCAAGCGGGAGAAGCCACCCTTCATCTGCGACGTGTGCAACCGGAGCTTCGAGCGGAAGAACGCTCGCACGTCGCACGTCCGGATCCACGCCCGGACGGGCTACGAGTGCACCGACTGCGGCCGCCGCTTCTCGAACTCGTCGCACCTGTCGCGCCACCGCCGCGTCCACCTGGAGGACTCGGAGTGGTtcgtttgccccgagtgctggGCGGGCTTCGCCCGGAAAGACGTGATGCAGCGCCACATGCTCTCGCACACCGGGGAGAGGCCGTACGCGTGTCGCGTCTGCGGCGACGGGTTCACCCAGCGCGTGAGTGCCAGGAGGCACGAGAAGAACTCTCACGGCATTGAGTGA